tttttaaattgaggCCTACCGATCTGATTCACTATTTCTTTCGTTCTGCGATCTCTGCTCTCTGTTCGTGGTTCTTCTATTTTCTTTGTGTTATCAAGTTAGTAGATTTCATCAATGGTGTTATTTTGTACATCTAATGcttatttttttccttcaattttttctttttactatttttctttttcctcctaGCCTGTTATGCTTTGATCTAAAATTTCGTCCTCTGAACTTGAATTCAAGCAAATGACAGGTTCCCTTCCTAACCCTTACTATCTTTGACTTTATTTTCTATATTTCAACAATTTACAATCAAAATTGaagattttgttaatttttgttGCTAGAtttcatgataaaaaaaatgtgttttggAATATGATAAGATAGTAATGTCTAAGAGCAAGCGGATGATAACTCTGACTCCATGGATGAAAACAGTATGTCCAATGGAGTTTATGAAATTTCTCCGTTCGGGGCCATGTGCTtcagactttgaagaaaaaTCCTGATCTATAGCTTTGTGGAAACATGATTCTGattaagaataaaataaagcagTATAAGTTGTTGGATTGTATTGGAACAAACACTCATTTGAAAACTGAGCAAGAGGTGAATTCGGTGGATTGTTAGTTATGTGGATGAAAATTTTATCAAGTCTCTGTAGGTGGTCAAATCGAAAGGGGGTTTGAGTTTTATTGGCAAAGTATGGTTACTTTTTCTGTTTTATGTTGTATTTAGGGGCTGAACTTTTATTGGCTTTCAAGATTTTGATTTATCAGGGGCAATGCTGCTATATCTTTGTTCTATCCTGCTGCAAGACATGTCAGCTAGAGGTGAATTCGGTGATTCTGCACTGTTTGAGAATCTATCTTTGTGAATCAGGGGTAATGCAATGTATGTAGAAAGATCACAGTTTGGTCTTGGTATATTGTTTATTTGAATTACATTGTTGCTAATTGAGTTTGCCACCGGGCAAGCAAAGGTGCTCTTGGACAGGAAGATACTAAGAAGAAGGGTAATGGAAGTCTCTATCCCTTGAATCACACTTTCCAACTACTCAAGGAATAacaatcaaaataaaattgataTCCTTAGAAGAGGAAAACAATTGTATGTGTCAAATTTTAAACTACTCTAAGTATAGACTAATAAAAAGGAGTTTCTCCTTATTCTTAATTTTCTttccttatatttttatttatttaaattgaataatcttttttttttatacagaAAGATTAAATGGAATAAAATCAATGAATAAATATAGCTTTTTTTTTGGAGCATCTCATTCTGCTGTAAATTTATTGCTCTGCGATAAAGTTGTAATCCTAAGATACAACCAGGTTTATATGCTCTAAAATTTGGTTTGTAGGTATGATATAAGGCTATATTAATcccttttttaatatttgattgagaatACCAACTAATATACTGATAAACTTAAATTCAAACTTCCCACATTGGTGCTAATTGATTGAATTGCATTCAAACTTCCCACATTGGTGCTAATTGATCGAGAATTTATTGCATTTAAACTTGAATTCAAACTTCACCCATATTTGATtttaaacatgaaaagtctcTTTCCTTACTATTCAAATTGAGTGAAGTTATGCAAAAATAGTGTAGTGTTTGATTTGCAACTTTTTCTGTACTTGTTTTCATTTATCTTTGCTTACAAAAATTTTATGATAGACTTTTTAGTTTTTTCTAATGAATTCCCTTTCGCTATAAATTGTAAGAAAAATCGACTAAATTAAGTTTTATCATCTAGCTATTAAATTTTGTATGTTTAATAATTAAAACAATTTGGCCGTAAAATTTCTTTTTAGTGGTCAAATAATAAATTTTGACATAATAAATTTTTTCCATTTTGAGATTctttcttattaaaaaaaaagattcatTCTTAGTGCTAAAccaaatattataatattaaacTTCTAAGTGCTAAataaaatgattaaaaaaattatttatttatatttctttatttaaaaagaaatttaaatacattaaatttgtccccgaatgatatttaaaaacaaaatatttgtCCCCGAGTTATAACTCAAGTGCTAAGAGTTATGAGACATGTGAGTTGGGGTGTGGAGATCCATGAATCAATCTCTAGAGGGTGtcatttatctttccgatatacaaaaaaaaatacattagatttttaaaagtaaataaattACTCAAACCCGAGCATTGCACAGACTATTTACTAGAGACTTTAACATGTAATATAAAGTAGGGAAGTCTACGAGCAAACCTTATACTTGAAACAAGTCTTATTATATGCGATGGAGCTCCAATGTTGAAAAAGTTTTGTTTCGATCCtctattaatttaaaaaaccgTTCAATTGCAACGTAAATCAAGTTTGGCTTAATTGTCTCAAAAGAAATCAAGTTTCttgtttggcttaattgcaatgtaaattaatttttttttacaatgtaATCGACATTCAATGCTTGAAATAGTCAAACAATCAAAAGAAATGTTTACTGGCAAATTAATGTCGACCAAATTTCAAATTGTTTGATTTAtgtatttacttatttattgtttaatgTTGTAATTAATGCCGACCAATCGAAAATTAAGGATTTGGACCAATGAGAAATAGACATGTGGAAATTCAATGAAAACACCCAATAAAAACATGACATGTGAAAATTAAAAAGCATTATGACCTAATTTGATCAACAACAAGCCACACCCTAGTCCCACTTGTATGCCTATATCTTCCATCATTCTTGAACAGATATTTGAAAAGTTCAATGCTTCTCCAACGTTTCCTTCTGGAATGGCCAAGCATCAGGAACTCGTGCCATTCTACGCCACTCTACTCGAAGCTTGTTCTTACTCGAAGAACTTGAAGAATCTGAAGCAAATCCACGCCCACACCATCAGACTAGGAATTTCACGCAATGACTTCATCAAAACCAAGCTCGTATCATGCTACGCTTCCTGTGCCCAATTGCACCAAGCCAACATTCTCTTCTCCTTCACCAATCGCCAACCCACTTTCCTCTTCAACTCCCTCATCAGAGCCAATGCCTCACTCAATCTCTTCTCCCATTCCCTCTCGCTCTTCCGCCATATGCTCCGTTCCTGGAAGCCCTTTGATCGGCAAACGCTACCTGTGGTGCTTAAATCCTGCGCTGGGTTAACGGCGTTGCGGCTTGGTCAGCAGGTACATGGAGCTGTTTTGGTTAATGGGTATGGCTTAGATTTGGCAAATTCGAATGCTTTGATTGATATGTATGGGAAGTGTGGTGTTTTGTATTGTGCGCGCAGGGTGTTTGATGGAATGCCGCAGAGGAATGAGATCACGTGGTCGACTATGATGAAGGGTTACGGAACGCATGGGGAGTTTGGAGAGGTGTTTGAGTTGTTTGATGGAATGGTGGAGGGAGGGGTGAGGCCTGATGGTGTGACTTTTACTGCTGTTTTGACTGCTTGTAGTCATGGGGGGTTTGTAGAGAAGGGGAGGGAGTATTTTGAGATGATGGAGGCGAGGTTTGGGGTGAAGCCTGGGCTGCGGCATTATACGTGCATGGTGGACATGTTGGGGAGGGTTGGGCTGTTGGAGGAAGCTGAGAAGTTAGTTTGGGGAATGGATGTTGAGCCTGATGAAGCTTTGTGGGGTGCCTTGTTGGGGGCATGTAGAACTCATGGGAATGTTGAGTTGGCTGAGAGAGTTGCGGACAGGGTTTATGGGAGCAGAATAATGTCTTGTACACCCTTCTCTTTCACTCACACCGAGAGTCATgtaagaagagaagagagagatatgagTGATATGATCAGTGATGCGATAGAAAATGcaaagagagatagaaaaaaaagagCGGAAATGAGgtgaaaaaaatagaagaatgTTTATAAATCACTACTCGTTATCAGCGGGAAGCGGAACCGTGTGTTACCTCATCAGTTTGAATTTTACTGATGTTAGGATGACCCCATTACACCCGGTGAAAAAAAAGGTGATATGATGAAAAAAAGAAGatagtgaagaaaaagaaaggggtGAAATTAGAATTGAAGAGAAAGTGGTTGTGAaaggataattttttttaatttaaatgtaCATTTTATTTATTCGTTTGAATTGATTGTAGTCAATCATTCTTATGGTCATTGCAGACTTGGTAAATTTGGTGATGTTGAAAGTAGGAAGGAGTGAGCACCAAATCTTATCGTTAATTATCTCTTATTTTTCGCTCTCCTCCCACTCCTTTTATCTCTTTCTAGGTGTGAATGAGATTGGAGTATAGATGAAGTATTGTTGTTAAAAAAATGCTGAATAGTTCAAAGAGTAATTCAGATGTTGAGGAATGGAAATTGCTTGATGGCATGAAACCATCAGCAACAAAAGGCACAAAAGATTACACTCTCTCCATTTCAAAAAGTGATTTAATCTTTTACACGTCCACAATGTATATCAATCACCTTCTATAACTTAATTAGTAGATCTGTTAACAAATTGAGTAACTTGATTACAAAATTCAATCATCCTCATAAGTTTCTTTATCAGAGAAATCAGGAACATAGCCACATAGTTGTAGTTCAAAGGAAAGAAGTTCCAACGATGCGTAAATAGACCCATTCTCCTCGTGAGACTTGTCACCCGCCACAAATTTGTAAATGCTGGAGTCAATCTCAATGGAACTAAAGCCTGGTTTCTTTCGTATACCGCGGTCTTTCATTGCCCTCCTAACCTTGTTTGCACCATCCCACTTTCCAACCGCTGCATATATGTTAGAAAGAAGCACATAATTGGAATCCCCTCCGGGGTCCAATTCAACAAGATACTTCATCACCTTTTCAGCCAACCCAATCTCCCCTTTGGTCCTACAAGCAGCAAGCAATGACCCCAACACCACTTCGTTTGGCTTCATTGGCATATTCTTAATTacatccaaagcctcctccaACCTCCCAGCTCTACTATAGAGATCAACCAGGCAACCATAATGCTCTATTCTAGGTGCAATTCTACGAACTCTCTTCATCTTATTGAAGATTCTGAGCCCCTCATCAATTAGTCCAGCATGACTGCACGCGGTCAGAGCACCTGTGTAGCTGACTCCATCTGGCTCAAACCCTTCCTTCTGCATTGAATTGAAGAAACTCAGAGCCTCATCTGCAAGCCCATTAGCAGCAAAACCCACAATGATAGAGTTCCATGATACCATGGTTCGGTGACGCATTCCGTCGAACACCTGACGAGCAATCTCTATACACCCACATCGAGCATACATGTCTATCAAAGAGTTGGAAACTCTAACATTGTCCTTTAAAGAGTCTTGTGTCATCACAAGTCGATGCACCCACAACCCAAGACCGAGCGCACCCAAGTTGGCGCACGCCGCAATGATAGCAATAACAGTCACATAATCAGGAGCCACCCCAGAGAGCTGCATTTCTCGAAAGCACTCCAGCGCTTGCTCGTGATAATCTTTCTTCACAAACCCGCCAATGAGTGCGGTCCAAGAAATGGCATTCCTCACAGGAAATTCATCAAACAGTTGGAGTGCATCTTCAATTTCCCCACTCCTCATGTACCCATCAAGCATCGTGTTCCAAGACACCAAATTTCTGAGACCCATTTGATCGAAAACCAATCTAGCTGAATCCACATTACCGGATTTGGCGTACATGTCAATCAATGCCGTACCCACCTTGACATCGTTCATGTCCAAGCCCAGTTTGCGAGCGTAAGCGTGCACCGTGGCTCCAAAGGAGACGCTGCTGGGAGAAGGATAGTGAGCGCAACCAGAGAGTAGCGTGATGAGAGTGATGTTATTGGGTTCAACCTCAGCTTCCCTCATGCGCACGAATGTGGAAGCAGCTTCAACCAGTTGGCCACTTCGGCAGTGGTGAGCTATGGAGGAGGTCCATGCCACGGTGGGGTCGGTGTGTTTGGTGTTGTGTCTCAGGGAGAAGCTTTGGTTTGTGTTGGGATTATAGGGAGAAAAAGTGGGGTTTGCTTGTTTTGGAAGTGGAATAGGTGAAGCTGGTTTTGGAGGCTGAGAATGCTGTATTGGTGTTGCTGTGCATGCAGGAAGAATCATTCTTGCAAAATTCAAATTCCTCTCTTGAGGATTAcactttttttcatttaataatGTTTTGGGTACTTATATAAGTACTAGGCACATAGTTCATAAATATCTACTATATATATAGACATTCTCGATTAGTGTACATCATAACAGTAACAACAACGGTAACGATTCCTGTACTACCTTTTTTGGTGTAAACACCTTTAACATAGgaatagaagagagaaaaataataaatgtgatatatgatgtgacaaaaaaaacgaatgagatagagaaaaaaatgatatatatgAATGTTGTTACTCTTATGGTGTAAGGGATTGTTGCTCTGCCAAATAGCAATTGATTTTTTCTATAAGGCCACAAAACTACCAAACTAATATTTATCTATCTACATCTTAGTATATAGTactttaaaagtattttaatgTCACAAAAGCAATACAAAGACCAGAAACAAATCAATTTTGCCTCTTTTGCTGAAGCATACATGGTGAATCCAAATGAATTTTATCATTAGCAACAGGACCTCCAAATTGCATCGAAGTTACTTTCGTGTTTGTTTATGATCCATTGGTTTGAATGCGAATGTGTTTTTTCTCACTCTAACAATTTTGTTCAATTGGAAAAATTGTCTTGGAAAGCCAAATATAGTTGAATGTGCTTTCAACTAGAAATCAAACACACTAAATCATCGAGCATGAGCAGAAGTGAAAGCATCTGCAAAACCATAAGGTCTGGCTGTACTACTGCCTTTGGTGTCTTCAAAACTAGCACTATAGCTAACATCCTTGCTTTCTGCTTCCTTCCAAATCTCCAACATTTGGGGAAGTGGTTGAGTGCAGTCAAAGCCAGAGTAACAATCTAATTCATCATAAACTGGTCTCCATTTTTCCACTAGTGCTGAAAGTACATTGACTGCATGACTCATATCTGGCCTGTGGTATGAATCCCTAGCAGTACAGTGTCCTGCAAGTTCAGCTACAATGCTTATACTCTCAAAAGTCTCATCAGTTGTCTCCAGAGTTGGATCAATGGCAGCCATGAGATTCTCTTTTCTCGATTTGACTCGCCAAAACCATTCAACTAAGTACCGGCTTTCCTCTGGCCTGCTCTCATCAAGCGCCATTAGTCCTGTCAGAAGTTCCATTAACACCACACCATAGCTGAACACGTCAGCTTTTGTGGTGATTTTCCCCATCACTGAAACACATTTAAACTTACTCAGCTATGTCCATCAAACTGAGAATGCTGGAAGACTTAAAGATAGGTAGAGATGCTTAGACATCACATATCCATATCATATAAGAATGATGCAAATATGCAATAATGGTCTAAAATGAACTACTACACAAGGGATACATAGAAGGAACATGTTGCTAACAAATTCTGAAACACTGAGCTCAACGAACATATAATTAGATATCATTTCTtgttttgcttataaaaaaaaagatatcatTTCTTGTTAAGTTTATTTTTTCCGTAAACAAGGACAAAAAGAGAGACCTTTTGCACACTACTTAGATGTTTTCATTTAAGAACATTATAACTAATAGCATGTTAGGAAGCCTTTCTACAATTGATcctgaagtcaaaatcaataaTGGGAAGAAGCTTTTATGAGTAGCTTTTGAGtgcataattgattctgaaagaaaaaaagtaaactgatccaaacatgctataaaatataaatatgaactAACAAAAGAAACTAATAGCTTATATGCAGAGAGCTTAGTAATTCCACTCATAATTATACCAAATCATGCCGTAAATGCTCAATTTCTACAATTATTTCAAGGTAAGAATGAAGAGGAGATTCAAAACAAGGCCATACCTGCATATTCAGGGGCAAGGTATCCAAATGTCCCAGCAAGCTTGGTTACTACAGACTTCTCACCATCCGGGGCAAGCTTCACTAGACCAAAATCTGAAACTTTTGCGCGAAAATCATTGCCTAGCAGAATATTGGAAGACTTGAGGTCTCGATGGATAAAGGTTTCGCGGGCAAGGCCATGAAGGTATTCCATCCCTCTCGCAACATCTAGTGCTATTGCAAGCCTCTGTGACCAAGACAAAGGCTTTAAGTCCAAGCTTTTCCAATGGAAAAGATGCTGGCTCAGAGCACCAAGAGGCAGATACTCATAAACCAAAAGCCTTTCATTGCCTTCAATGGAATACCCCAACAAGGATACTAAATGGCGGTGACGGACCTTGGATAGAACAGCTATCTCAGCTTGAAACTCATCCAGTGCCTTGCTGCT
This portion of the Lotus japonicus ecotype B-129 chromosome 3, LjGifu_v1.2 genome encodes:
- the LOC130748285 gene encoding pentatricopeptide repeat-containing protein CRR2, chloroplastic-like, giving the protein MPISSIILEQIFEKFNASPTFPSGMAKHQELVPFYATLLEACSYSKNLKNLKQIHAHTIRLGISRNDFIKTKLVSCYASCAQLHQANILFSFTNRQPTFLFNSLIRANASLNLFSHSLSLFRHMLRSWKPFDRQTLPVVLKSCAGLTALRLGQQVHGAVLVNGYGLDLANSNALIDMYGKCGVLYCARRVFDGMPQRNEITWSTMMKGYGTHGEFGEVFELFDGMVEGGVRPDGVTFTAVLTACSHGGFVEKGREYFEMMEARFGVKPGLRHYTCMVDMLGRVGLLEEAEKLVWGMDVEPDEALWGALLGACRTHGNVELAERVADRVYGSRIMSCTPFSFTHTESHVRREERDMSDMISDAIENAKRDRKKRAEMR
- the LOC130748284 gene encoding pentatricopeptide repeat-containing protein At1g05750, chloroplastic — encoded protein: MILPACTATPIQHSQPPKPASPIPLPKQANPTFSPYNPNTNQSFSLRHNTKHTDPTVAWTSSIAHHCRSGQLVEAASTFVRMREAEVEPNNITLITLLSGCAHYPSPSSVSFGATVHAYARKLGLDMNDVKVGTALIDMYAKSGNVDSARLVFDQMGLRNLVSWNTMLDGYMRSGEIEDALQLFDEFPVRNAISWTALIGGFVKKDYHEQALECFREMQLSGVAPDYVTVIAIIAACANLGALGLGLWVHRLVMTQDSLKDNVRVSNSLIDMYARCGCIEIARQVFDGMRHRTMVSWNSIIVGFAANGLADEALSFFNSMQKEGFEPDGVSYTGALTACSHAGLIDEGLRIFNKMKRVRRIAPRIEHYGCLVDLYSRAGRLEEALDVIKNMPMKPNEVVLGSLLAACRTKGEIGLAEKVMKYLVELDPGGDSNYVLLSNIYAAVGKWDGANKVRRAMKDRGIRKKPGFSSIEIDSSIYKFVAGDKSHEENGSIYASLELLSFELQLCGYVPDFSDKETYEDD